From the genome of Oryza glaberrima chromosome 1, OglaRS2, whole genome shotgun sequence:
cgccggctccggctACTGGAAGGCCACCGGAACCGACAAGCCCATCTCCATCTCGGAGACGCAGCAGACGGTACTGCTGGGCGTGAAGAAGGCCCTCGTCTTCTACCGCGGTCGCCCGCCCAAGGGCACCAAGACCAGCTGGATCATGCACGAGTACCGCCTCGCcaacgccgcctcctcctcctcctatacTAGTAACATGAAGCAGCTggcctcatcatcatcgtccAGCTCCAGAAGCGCCAGCATGAGGGTACGTACGTGCTACGGTGCTAGTGctaactacatatatatatatatatatatatatatatatatatatatatatatatatatatatatatcctcttccatatactccatccactgatcgatatatatatatatgcgcaaTTATATTCATGCGCGTACGCAGCTGGACGAGTGGGTGCTGTGCAGAATCTACAAGAAGAAGGAGGCCAACCAGCAGCTGCAGCACTACATCGACATGATGATGGACGACGACAACGATGACGAACACAACCTGCAGGTGCAGCAGCAGGCTCAAAGCCACCGGATGCCAAGGCCTCCATCCATCTCAGACTACCTTCTCGACTACTCCGACGACCTCCCGCCGTCCACCGATCAGACGCCATCTCTGCACCTTGGATTCACGGCGGTGAACgagggcaacaacaacaacaacaagaggcACAAAACTATGGAGGAATATTATTCTATTTCCATTTCCACTGCAGAAATGCTGCATGCGTCGTCGTCCACGTCCAACAACAAGTCGACGCGAATCAACTTCTCCTCCATATTTGAGCCGCAGACGCCTGCAGCTGCGGGCCATCAGCTGATGTCTTCTCACAACGACGACACATCAATATGACCAACCTCCCCCATCAACTATCTAAAGCTAGGTTAGCAGATTCAATTCGTTCAGTCATCATTTCACTACCTACGTACGTTACGTCCAAGCTTGTTCACAATTATTGGAGGGGTTGGATTTAATTGAATTGAATTCTTGTTCATCACAAACTgatagataattaattaatagattAATTGTCAGgaatgtacatacatacatacatacatgtgtACTGGAGTACATAGCTAGCAATTAGTGTCAATTATATACGTTGTTGTAAGTCGTTGTAAGTAACAGTTAATCATGTGCCAAATATATAGCAGTGTTTTACAACAAATTAGTTGTCTCTGGGAATtaacacaaatatatatgtattcgGATGGCTTAATATATTACACTAGTTTGATCCTCATATACACGCATGCTAGCATGGATCATATTGCAATTCAGAATCCGTACTAAAGGTTTGGCTTTCTTCAATTCCATGAAAGTTAGACTGTTGGCTCAATACTGCATACTCGATCACAGGTTGTCCGAGTATCCAGCAGCaattaggccgagtttagttccaaactttttcttcaaactttcaacttttctatcatatcaaaactttcctacacacacaaacttccaacttttccgtcatatcgtctcaatttcaaccaaacttttaaattttggcgtgaactaaacgtACACAACCTTAATGAAGGGTggaattattatatattattatgtataaatttcataatatatatagctaagGGTGaattatttaaagaaaaaactagCTAGGGTGAGAGTTGTGGATTTCTGAACTCTAGTTTTTTATTACTCTTGGTTTTTAATGCCCGATGCTATTGATTTTTAATGTGAcgttgaccatttgtcttattaaaaaaaatataaatactatttattttgttgtgacttgttttatcatcagaAAAATTATAACCTTAACTTATACTTTCaaatatttatactaaatttttaaataagataaatgatcaaatgttATGCATGCACAAAATCAATGGGTTCCTACGCTAAAACCAGGGGAGTATAACACAAGAACCGCGATGGGGCAGAAGCTTTTGTAAGTTATTGTCCTAGCTAGGGTAACTAATTAATTTTTCTATTGATTAGCCTTCACCGAtcgagcttaattaattaattaggagtaaATAACTTGCGCGTGACAGATATTAATTACGTGCCAATTGGTCCCgttacatatatgtatatgcatcatatatatagaGAATTCTCACACGTAACAATAATGGATCgatgatcgatatatatatatataaagagaaTGACTGAGTTTATACGTAAACCATGCATGTACAGTTACCTAACCGTTTGCTTGTGAAACTTACCTAGCTAGGAGTAGAatcaagctagctagtagtTGTTAATTAAACCATGCATCGATCCGattgatatatttatatgagAAGGAGAATATTCTCAACCAAATGCATGTTTGACCAACCGGCCAGTTGCAAGGTTAATTTAGTAATCAAAGCCATTTCTTCCTATAGGCCGAGAACGAAATAATTAAGGTAGCAAATTAAAAAGGGTGTGGATTAATTTGagatatatgtacatacatacttGTGTTGGTACGTTAGTTGTCGATTGTTATTGCCTCACGCAtccgctatatatatatctagctcATAGCTGATGTCGAACCTGAATATGACAAACCATTAATTTATATGTATGATGATGTATATTGATCTATATATGAATGGAAAGACACAATCAAGCTAATAATTAGCAAGTGTATATGTAATGTATATATAGGTATCAATTGCTTGCTGACAGCTGATCAGTACAAGCGCTTGTATACGTGCGTACAGAGGAATTAAGCAAGCAGATCAGGTGCACGCATGGAATCTCTCTATAATTAAATCGACTATGAAGACATGCAGTACTACTAAGTATAGGGCAGTACGTACATGGTGAAATTAATAGTagtaaggaaaaagtacatctGACGTCCCTTATTTGTCaccgagatacaaaatcgtcccttaACCCAAAAACCAGTTATACAGGATCCCTTAACTTACAATACTGGTTCACTTTGGGTCCTTAGGTGGTATTAAACCTGGTTTTGTCTAGTGTGGCAGAttagtcagcgtgggacccacatgttagtatGACACGTCATCATCCTCTCCTTTCTTCTGTCTCTTTCGTGCTCCTCTTCTCACTCGCGCCTAGCAACGCGAGGCGCGGCGAGGCAACGGTGGTCGCGGCTCCGGCAGTGAAGGGCGGTGGCCGGGTGGGGCTTGGAGAAGTGGCCCTCAAGTGCAAACGAGCGACGACAGGAAGAGCAGCGGTTGGGCTCTCAGCGTGGAGGCGGTGGGACtttggatttggggatttggggcggcggtggtggccagaTTTGGGGAAAACAACGGTGGTGGTCATTGGGCGCTGGCGAGGAGTGAAATGGGGTCACGGAGAGACAAGgagcttggtggtggtggcagcttGGTCGATTGAGCACTGAAGATGCACTAGTAGAGATCGGCACATCTATGACGATCTACTTTTGTCATGGAAGATGCGATAATCGTTGTAAAGTAACATCTATGATGAACTTATGACAAAATAGGATTCGTCGTAGAACTCGCGTCACATAAGTTTATCTATGACTAAACGGTAGATTTCGTCATAGAAATGCTTCTATCCATGACGAAGGTGCTCGTCACATAATTGCTTTCCAGCTGGCTAGTGACAAGCATCGTCCAAGCCACGTGGCTGCCATACGTGGAATCCACGTTGGATGTGACATGGCAGATGACGGCGGTTGATGTAGAGCATGGTGGCAGCGACATGgagtgcgcgcgcgcgctggcTTTATAGCCGTGGTGGAAGGGAGGATGAGCGTACCGTCGAACCACGGGCTATCGGGGGCACCATGGCTGCGCGTGGGCAAGGCGGGCCGATGGGGGAGTTCAGCCTTAGGAGTAGCGGCAACTTCTCGCGACTGCACAATGGAGAGCTAGGTCCGCACGGTGGTGGAGGCCATCCACTCATCTCGCGCGCAGGCTGTCATCTACCTCGCCGGCAGCGCCTCCCAGGTAACACCATTCGTCGCTGCCCCTACATCCATGTCGCCGAGCGGTGATTCGCCAGCAGATTCGATGATGGCGCACGAGGAGAAAGGCTAGCAAGTCGGTGCGGctgccgcgccttctcctccatCAGCACACTGAACCTCTTCCCACCACcctgctgctccgccgccgggtTCCCCATCGACGGCCGCGCCTCCTTCCTCGACGTCGGCTGCGCGTTGATGTAGTCCGCCTGTCCCGACCACCCCAGCAGCGACGCCCACCACTTCTCGCCTCCGCCAAAGCTCCTATCGGCGCAGAACCTCACCGTGTGGCAGCCGACATGGACGCCGCGGCGCACGGCcaagccaccggcggcggcctcacTGATAAAGCCGTCCCCGATGCTAGAGGAGGTGGGATTTATGGTGGGGGCGCCCCGTCGgcctgctccgccgctgccgcactgcccaccgccgccactctgTCCTGTCGCCCATTtgcatgggagagagaggatagagaggagggggaagaagaggatgagggttcactgacatgtggggcttgAGCtaactcagctgccacgtcagacaaaaccagggtcaaaatCACCTGAGGACCAAAACTGAACCGGTTTTATAAGTTAAGGGATGatgtatatctggttttatggttgggagacgattttgtaatccgatgacaagatgagggaccttgtatgtactttttcctagtAGTAACACCGTATACTCCATTTACTTATATGGGCCAAGTGAATGCCGCGACGCGAGAGACGACAATGAAGAATACTCCATGTATTACGTCCTGGGCCAATATGAACGAATAGTGGGCCGGCCTGGCCTTTACACGCTACATAGATCATGTATCAGAGGATTAAGTTCAATGTAGGTCCCTCATCTTAACATCGAGGTTGGTTTACATCCTCGAACCATAATTATGAGATGTAACGCATTCTCTAATTTACAAAACTAAATTAACAGAGATCTCAAGACAGTATTATGTATGATTTTGACTGAGTCGACGGGGATCACACGGGCATCACATATCAGCGACCaattttttcttcctcctccctccacctctcttcctctctcttttccatctTTGGGTGATGGCTCACAAGGAGAAGGGCAGCGCACAAGCAATCGGTGGGAGAGGAGCTAGGTGGTGGCGATGGTGTCGAGCCGAGCCTCCCGCAGCGCGACTTGTACAACGCACTTGCCGAGCAACTGTGCGTCCTTTCGCTCTAGCCCGCTGTCGGTGAAGGCGTCATCCTGGTTCTCCTCCTCTAGATAGGGGAGAGAGAGTAATAAGGAAGAATATATTGTTTTCACTGACACATGGGTTTCATATGgtttaattttgtatttttgtttctaGTGCCACGTGAGTCATAACCACCCTTGATACTATCTTGGGACTTCGTTTAACCTGGTTTTATAAGATTAGGAATTTGTTATATCTGATACTGTAGTTCGAGGATGTAATCCAAACTCGACGTCAAGATGAGagatctaaagtgaacttattcctttcttaGATGACTGACTTTAGGCTGGAGAAGACATGAGCAAGAACGGGAATTAATTAAAGTCGAAATAAGAACaagaatcaaaatcaaaatcgaATGCACTAATGGTGTGGTAGAGTTACGAGTGGGTGGCATCACTAGCCATAGTTTAAATCTTGGTGTCCACTAATATTACACATACACATAGTCTTTCGGCGGGTTTCTAGTGTTATCAAAGATATACTGCTGCTTTTTTTCTTGTCTCGTGTTAGGAGACATATTCGTTGGTGTGTGTAATAGTGTGTGGGCGTGGGTGCCTACCGTGTaattagaaaaagggaaaaaagattCAAAATCGAATGCAATCAGGTGGGAAAAAAATTCTCTGCGGCAGTGCCGCACAAGTGCACGACACCACCCATGCGACACCGAGCAGACTAGTGACGCATGTCCAATATTCATACTGCAGCCGAGTCTAGCTTCGGAGCCGAGCCGATGTCCGATCTCCTACCCCACACCTCTGTCCACTTGATCGTTGAAAAAGCCACCGAGCAGCATCTACCAGCTGCACATGAAGTCTGAATAATTTCACTTTTTAATAGGGCATTTTTTATGCAAGCATTGGTGATAATATTTCTGGGGATTTTTCTAGGGTCAAGTGGACAGAGGTGTCTTGCCATCACGAGATTTAAATTATCAACCATTTCCACCGTTTTGGAGATTTAAATTCAGATATTAGTGTTAACATCTAAATTTGACAAATAGAACGGGAATAGAAAAGTATGATCGAATTTGAAAAGACCC
Proteins encoded in this window:
- the LOC127782029 gene encoding NAC transcription factor 29-like, with amino-acid sequence MMTIDLQLPAAACGDHHTAAGAGLPPGFRFHPTDEELLLHYLGKRAAAAPCPAPVIAEVDIYKYNPWELPAMAVFGESDGEWYFFSPRDRKYPNGVRPNRAAGSGYWKATGTDKPISISETQQTVLLGVKKALVFYRGRPPKGTKTSWIMHEYRLANAASSSSYTSNMKQLASSSSSSSRSASMRLDEWVLCRIYKKKEANQQLQHYIDMMMDDDNDDEHNLQVQQQAQSHRMPRPPSISDYLLDYSDDLPPSTDQTPSLHLGFTAVNEGNNNNNKRHKTMEEYYSISISTAEMLHASSSTSNNKSTRINFSSIFEPQTPAAAGHQLMSSHNDDTSI